The following coding sequences lie in one Catharus ustulatus isolate bCatUst1 chromosome 5, bCatUst1.pri.v2, whole genome shotgun sequence genomic window:
- the ARSJ gene encoding arylsulfatase J isoform X2, translating into MSLQEGRKETEGENLRNETGRAMGKLWKCFTARTSLRYQIHTGLQHSIIRPTQPNCLPLDNVTLPQKLKEVGYSTHMVGKWHLGFYRRECMPTQRGFDSFFGSLLGSGDYYTHFKCDSPGICGYDLYENDNAAWDHDNGIYSTQMYTQKVQQILASHNPSKPIFLYIAYQAVHSPLQAPGRYFEHYRSINNINRRRYAAMLACLDEAINNVTLALRKYGYYENSIIIYSSDNGGQPMAGGSNWPLRGSKGTYWEGGIRAVGFVHSPLLKNKGSVCKELVHITDWFPTLITLAEGQIDEDIQLDGYDVWETISEGRRSPRVDILHNIDPIYTKAKNGSWAAGYGIWNTAIQSAIRVNHWKLLTGNPGYSDWVPPQAFSNAGPNRWHNERVSWSAGKTVWLFNITADPYERVDLSARHPDVVKQLLRRLSQFNKTAVPVRYPPKDPRSNPKLNGGVWGPWFKEDEKKKKADKSKGANKQKKSKNKKKANRKKGQSFHCRSRLAGG; encoded by the coding sequence GTACCAGATCCACACGGGACTGCAGCACTCCATCATCCGGCCGACGCAGCCCAACTGCTTACCTCTGGATAACGTCACGCTACCTCAGAAGCTCAAGGAGGTCGGGTACTCCACACACATGGTGGGCAAGTGGCACCTGGGCTTCTACCGCAGGGAGTGCATGCCCACGCAGAGGGGCTTCGACTCCTTCTTCGGCTCGCTCCTGGGCAGTGGCGACTACTACACCCACTTCAAGTGCGACAGCCCCGGCATCTGCGGCTACGACCTTTACGAGAACGACAACGCCGCCTGGGACCACGACAACGGCATCTACTCCACACAGATGTACACGCAGAAAGTGCAGCAGATCCTGGCTTCCCATAACCCCAGCAAACCCATATTCCTGTATATTGCCTACCAAGCTGTCCACTCGCCCCTTCAGGCGCCAGGCAGGTATTTTGAACATTACCGCTCAATAAACAATATCAACAGGCGGCGATACGCAGCCATGCTGGCCTGCTTGGATGAGGCCATCAACAACGTGACCCTCGCTCTGAGGAAGTATGGCTACTACGAGAACAGCATTATCATTTATTCTTCTGATAACGGCGGGCAGCCCATGGCCGGAGGCAGTAACTGGCCTCTCCGAGGAAGCAAAGGTACCTATTGGGAAGGAGGTATCCGCGCCGTCGGCTTTGTGCACAGCCCCCTCTTGAAAAACAAAGGGTCTGTGTGCAAGGAGCTGGTGCACATCACAGACTGGTTCCCCACGCTGATCACGCTGGCAGAGGGGCAGATCGATGAAGACATCCAGCTGGACGGCTACGACGTGTGGGAAACCATCAGCGAGGGCCGGCGTTCCCCGCGCGTGGACATCCTGCACAACATCGACCCCATCTACACCAAAGCCAAGAACGGCTCCTGGGCCGCCGGCTATGGCATCTGGAACACTGCCATCCAGTCTGCCATCAGAGTGAATCACTGGAAGCTGCTGACGGGAAACCCGGGCTACAGCGACTGGGTGCCTCCGCAGGCCTTCAGCAACGCAGGGCCCAACCGCTGGCACAACGAGCGCGTCTCCTGGTCGGCCGGGAAAACCGTGTGGCTCTTCAACATCACGGCCGACCCCTACGAGCGCGTGGACCTGTCTGCCAGGCACCCAGACGtggtgaagcagctgctgcGGAGGCTCTCGCAGTTCAACAAGACCGCGGTGCCCGTCCGCTACCCGCCCAAGGACCCTCGCAGCAACCCCAAGCTCAACGGAGGAGTCTGGGGGCCGTGGTTTAAGgaggatgaaaagaaaaagaaagcagataaaAGCAAAGGTGCAAATAAGCAGAAGAAGagcaagaacaagaagaaagcGAATCGGAAAAAGGGGCAGTCGTTTCACTGCCGGTCACGACTTGCTGGTGGGTAA